One genomic window of Deinococcus peraridilitoris DSM 19664 includes the following:
- a CDS encoding Tn3 family transposase, whose translation MAGELDTAFRTTAAGLNENPAVRIEQVDGQSALILTPLSALLDAPSLRLLQTQVEARLPDIDIAELLLEMNAWTGCLDEIVRADGKEPSRGLTLSLCAVLVAQACNIGLKAVMRPDHPDLNLGRLSWVQQNYLRADTLVRANAKLVDAQLDLPLAGRWGGGDVASADGLRFVVPVKTMNAGFNRKYFGAQRGITYYTFVSDQFTAFHGIVVPGTLRDSLHILAGLLEHQTALHPKELMSDTAGYSDIVFGLFHLLGYRFSPRLADLQGTRYWRMDREADYGELQGVARHHINMGLIAQEWPDLLRLAASLKLGKVKAPDVMRVLSRGSSLSGLGKAVAELGRISKTLYLLNYLYDEGYRRRIQTQLNRGESRHSLARAVFHGRRGEVRERYREGQEDVLGALGFVVNAIVLWNTRYTAAILEWLEGLGEDVIEEDVARLSPLKFAHVNMLGRYRFEVPDDVAAGVMRPLRDPDALDEMGMTWTA comes from the coding sequence TTGGCCGGTGAGCTCGATACCGCCTTCAGGACCACTGCTGCTGGGCTGAACGAGAATCCAGCGGTGCGAATCGAACAGGTGGACGGGCAATCCGCGCTGATCCTGACGCCCCTTTCCGCACTTCTGGACGCGCCATCATTGCGTCTGCTGCAAACGCAGGTGGAAGCGCGCCTGCCGGACATCGACATTGCCGAGTTGCTGCTGGAAATGAATGCCTGGACGGGTTGTCTTGACGAGATTGTCCGCGCAGATGGCAAAGAGCCTTCCAGGGGACTGACACTCAGTCTGTGCGCGGTGCTGGTCGCGCAGGCCTGCAATATTGGCTTGAAAGCCGTCATGCGTCCGGATCACCCGGACCTCAATCTGGGGCGGCTATCGTGGGTGCAACAGAACTACCTGCGTGCTGACACGTTGGTGCGAGCCAACGCGAAGCTCGTGGACGCGCAGCTGGACCTGCCCCTGGCCGGCCGCTGGGGTGGTGGGGACGTGGCCAGCGCGGATGGACTGCGCTTCGTAGTGCCGGTCAAGACGATGAACGCTGGGTTCAACCGCAAGTATTTCGGTGCTCAGCGCGGCATCACGTACTACACCTTCGTCAGCGACCAGTTCACGGCTTTTCATGGCATCGTCGTGCCCGGAACGTTGCGCGACTCCCTGCACATCCTGGCTGGCCTGCTGGAACACCAGACCGCCCTGCACCCCAAGGAGCTGATGTCGGACACCGCGGGATACAGCGATATCGTCTTTGGGTTGTTTCACCTGCTGGGTTACCGGTTTTCGCCACGTCTGGCGGATTTGCAGGGTACGCGGTACTGGCGCATGGACCGCGAAGCGGATTATGGCGAGCTTCAGGGGGTAGCACGTCATCACATCAACATGGGTCTGATTGCGCAGGAATGGCCGGATTTACTGCGACTGGCCGCGTCGTTGAAGCTGGGCAAAGTGAAGGCGCCGGACGTGATGCGGGTGCTGTCGAGGGGCAGCAGTCTTTCAGGATTGGGGAAAGCTGTCGCGGAGTTAGGGCGCATCTCGAAGACGCTGTACCTGCTGAATTACCTGTATGACGAAGGCTACCGGCGCCGTATCCAGACGCAGCTGAATCGCGGAGAGAGCCGGCATAGCCTGGCCCGCGCGGTCTTTCACGGTCGGCGTGGGGAGGTACGGGAACGGTATCGGGAGGGGCAGGAAGACGTGCTGGGCGCACTGGGCTTTGTGGTGAACGCGATTGTCTTGTGGAACACCCGGTACACCGCAGCGATCCTGGAGTGGCTGGAGGGCCTTGGTGAGGACGTGATCGAGGAGGACGTTGCACGGTTATCGCCGCTGAAGTTTGCACACGTCAACATGCTGGGCCGGTATCGCTTCGAGGTGCCCGATGACGTTGCAGCGGGGGTGATGCGCCCCTTGCGTGATCCGGATGCCCTGGATGAAATGGGGATGACCTGGACAGCATAG
- a CDS encoding IS110 family transposase, which translates to MEATGVYWERVAVTLHDQGYTVCVVNPAQIKFFAKSTLRRGKTDTMDAEIIARYGATMHPAPWHPTPADVQQLRDLLHERDVLLELRTLESNRLHAFCHRHTTDTFITSLGEERLTLLDLQLHIVDAAIRTCTDSIDGIREQIALLCSVPGVGRLTAAILLTETAHLDKMEHSRQWAAFAGLSPVLRQSGTMVGKSRISKIGNARLRRGLYMCAVSASRMQTPQGDFYRRLVKAGKPKKVALIALARKLLRICFAVLRSGIPYAQGYVRQGQGELASSPCP; encoded by the coding sequence ATGGAAGCCACCGGCGTGTACTGGGAGCGCGTCGCCGTCACCCTTCACGACCAGGGTTATACCGTATGCGTCGTCAACCCCGCCCAAATCAAGTTCTTCGCTAAAAGCACCCTCAGGCGCGGCAAGACCGACACCATGGATGCCGAGATCATCGCTCGCTACGGCGCCACCATGCACCCGGCTCCCTGGCACCCCACGCCAGCGGACGTGCAGCAACTGCGCGACCTGCTGCACGAGCGGGACGTCCTGCTCGAACTCCGCACGCTGGAAAGCAACCGCTTACACGCCTTTTGCCACCGCCACACCACGGACACCTTCATCACCAGCCTGGGAGAAGAGCGCCTCACACTCCTCGACCTCCAGCTGCACATCGTTGATGCGGCGATCAGAACCTGTACGGACAGCATCGACGGGATTCGCGAACAAATTGCCCTGCTCTGTAGTGTTCCCGGCGTCGGCCGGCTGACCGCGGCGATTCTGCTGACGGAGACAGCTCACCTTGACAAGATGGAGCACTCCAGGCAGTGGGCGGCTTTCGCGGGTTTGTCGCCCGTCCTGAGGCAGTCAGGCACGATGGTTGGGAAGAGCCGCATCTCAAAGATCGGCAATGCTCGTTTGCGGCGCGGGTTGTACATGTGCGCGGTGAGCGCGTCACGGATGCAGACGCCGCAAGGTGACTTCTACCGTCGTCTGGTGAAGGCTGGAAAGCCGAAGAAGGTCGCTTTGATTGCTCTTGCTCGCAAATTGCTGCGGATCTGCTTCGCAGTACTCCGCTCCGGGATTCCTTATGCTCAGGGCTACGTGCGTCAAGGGCAGGGTGAGCTGGCCAGCTCACCCTGCCCTTGA
- a CDS encoding IS4 family transposase — MSLQEAALTDPTKLGEVFKHHLPFLRRDTLQRLADVVTALIQARSTKHARLALHLPGHASSSVKLRRVERCLHDPQLDQDVFLKLLLPLLPDDKLVMTMDRTNWEYGEADLNVLVLGVVLEGFTLPLVWTALPHGGSSDTRTRERLVARLLKVLPAKQWRVLVADREFVGREWFAFLRRRGVKRCLRIRGDSRVDDLRLDEGWAYVEPGQVVGLLEKANIYGQVMQLVVTRTPEGELLALATDLKIDETRGVYHLRWSVESTFSAQKSRGFDLEASAMTKPARLERLVGVVTLAMAWCLRIGTWCHEQRPIKRKKHGRRAVSLVKYGLERLAAALRWGTSDRTILLSLVMQPFPAPIQHSAQDVGY, encoded by the coding sequence GTGTCGCTCCAAGAAGCCGCTCTGACTGATCCTACCAAGCTCGGCGAGGTGTTCAAACACCATTTGCCCTTTCTGCGCCGAGACACCCTGCAACGCCTCGCCGACGTCGTCACCGCTCTGATCCAAGCGCGTTCGACCAAGCACGCTCGGCTCGCACTTCATCTGCCCGGACACGCCAGCAGTTCAGTCAAGCTGCGCCGCGTCGAGCGCTGCCTACACGACCCTCAGCTCGATCAGGACGTTTTTTTGAAGCTGCTCTTGCCGCTCCTCCCTGATGACAAGCTCGTCATGACGATGGACCGTACGAACTGGGAGTACGGCGAAGCCGACTTGAACGTCCTTGTGCTCGGCGTGGTGCTTGAAGGCTTCACATTACCGCTGGTGTGGACGGCCCTGCCCCATGGGGGCAGCAGCGACACCAGGACACGCGAGCGTCTGGTCGCTCGACTGCTGAAGGTGCTGCCTGCGAAGCAATGGCGCGTTCTGGTCGCTGATCGAGAGTTCGTGGGGCGGGAGTGGTTTGCCTTTCTCAGGCGTCGGGGTGTGAAACGCTGTTTGCGCATTCGAGGCGACAGCCGCGTGGATGATTTGCGGCTCGATGAGGGATGGGCGTACGTCGAGCCGGGACAGGTGGTCGGCCTGCTGGAGAAAGCCAATATCTACGGTCAGGTCATGCAACTGGTGGTGACGCGCACGCCCGAGGGTGAACTGCTCGCCCTGGCCACCGACCTGAAAATCGACGAGACCAGAGGCGTGTACCACTTGAGGTGGTCGGTAGAAAGCACCTTCAGCGCGCAGAAATCGAGGGGGTTCGACCTTGAGGCGAGTGCGATGACCAAACCCGCTCGGTTGGAGCGGCTGGTCGGCGTAGTGACGCTGGCGATGGCTTGGTGCTTGCGGATCGGTACATGGTGCCACGAGCAGCGGCCCATCAAGCGCAAAAAGCACGGACGCCGGGCGGTGAGTCTCGTCAAGTACGGCTTGGAACGCCTTGCTGCCGCTTTGCGCTGGGGAACGAGTGATCGAACCATCCTCCTGAGCCTCGTCATGCAACCTTTTCCCGCTCCAATACAGCACTCAGCTCAAGATGTGGGGTACTGA
- a CDS encoding transposase family protein yields MLMCTVTHRILGTATSAGAIHDLKLFRQSGMRFPHDTTLIGDAGYQGLWRSHGHAITTHKATRASPLSAEQRQENRVLAHTRQGIEHVIRRMKVFRVLKGIYRGFARVLWKVS; encoded by the coding sequence GTGCTGATGTGCACGGTGACTCATCGCATTCTGGGCACGGCCACGAGTGCCGGGGCAATTCATGACCTGAAGCTCTTTCGTCAGTCTGGAATGCGTTTTCCTCACGACACAACCCTGATTGGGGATGCAGGGTATCAGGGCCTCTGGAGAAGCCACGGGCACGCCATCACGACCCACAAGGCGACACGAGCGTCGCCCCTCTCTGCCGAACAGCGTCAAGAAAACCGTGTGCTGGCGCATACCCGCCAAGGGATAGAACACGTCATCCGCCGCATGAAGGTCTTTCGCGTGCTCAAGGGCATATATCGTGGATTTGCAAGGGTTTTGTGGAAGGTCAGTTGA
- a CDS encoding transposase family protein, translated as MEQDRLTRTLKMNRKQFRRRTGIYPETFAEMEAVLAEREAQKKKAGRPAALSVAEQLLMTLEFWREYRTFAHLGDDWGVHETTVHRTVERVEAALIASEQFQMPKKRVFQEAQTVYSIVVVDASEVPCERPKKSSAAGTAARRSSTP; from the coding sequence GTGGAGCAAGACCGCCTGACCCGCACACTGAAGATGAACCGCAAGCAGTTCCGCCGACGCACCGGAATTTACCCCGAAACCTTCGCCGAGATGGAAGCGGTGCTCGCGGAACGGGAAGCACAAAAAAAGAAAGCTGGCCGCCCAGCCGCGCTCAGCGTGGCTGAACAACTTCTGATGACCCTGGAATTCTGGCGCGAGTACCGCACCTTCGCGCACCTCGGCGACGACTGGGGTGTCCACGAGACGACCGTGCACCGCACGGTGGAACGTGTCGAAGCGGCCCTGATCGCCAGTGAGCAGTTCCAGATGCCCAAAAAGCGCGTGTTTCAGGAGGCACAGACGGTCTACAGCATCGTGGTCGTGGACGCTTCTGAGGTGCCCTGCGAGCGGCCCAAAAAAAGCAGTGCTGCTGGTACAGCGGCAAGAAGAAGCAGCACACCCTGA